A DNA window from Rhinolophus sinicus isolate RSC01 linkage group LG10, ASM3656204v1, whole genome shotgun sequence contains the following coding sequences:
- the SLC26A2 gene encoding sulfate transporter, protein MSSESTEQHGLSPTDSVEGNDQYSLPSRIHLELEKESSTDFKQFEASDQCRHYARIHVEPQEKSNTNFKQFVIKKLQKSCQCSPTKAKNTIFGFLPVLQWLPKYDLKKNILGDVMSGLIVGILLVPQSIAYSLLAGQEPIYGLYTSFFASIIYFLLGTSRHISVGIFGILCLMIGEVVDRELSKAGYDTAHTAPSLGVVSSESTLLNQTSDRICDRSCYAIAVGSTVTFMAGVYQVAMGFFQVGFISVYLSDALLSGFVTGASFTILTSQAKYLLGLSLPRSNGVGSLITTWTHIFRNIHKTNLCDLITSLLCLLVLVPTKELNEHFKSKLKAPIPTELFVIVAATLASHFGKLNEKYNTSISGHIPTGFIPPRAPDWNLIPSVAIDAIAMSIIGFAITVSLSEMFAKKHGYTVKANQEMYAIGFCNIIPSFFHCFTTSAALAKTLVKESTGCQTQLSGVVTALVLLLVLLVIAPLFYSLQKSVLGVITIVNLRGALRKFRDLPKMWRVNRMDTVIWFVTMLSSALISTEIGLLIGVCFSMFCVILRTQKPKSSLLGLVEESEIFESMSAYKNLQAKPGIKIFRFLAPLYYINKEYFKSALYKKTLNPVLVKAAQKKAAKRKIQEETVTFNGIQDEVSVQFSRDLLELHTIVIDCSAIQFLDTAGIHTLKEIRRDYEAIGIQVLLAQCNPSVRDSLARAEYCQREDENLFYSVYEAVAFAEETQNQKGICIPNGQSLSIDQLNK, encoded by the exons ATGTCTTCAGAAAGTACAGAGCAACATGGTCTTTCACCCACGGACTCAGTTGAAGGAAATGACCAATACAGTCTTCCATCTAGGATCCACCTGGAACTTGAAAAGGAATCAAGTACTGACTTCAAGCAATTTGAGGCTAGTGATCAATGCAGACATTATGCTAGGATCCACGTGGAGCCTCAAGAGAAATCAAATACTAACTTTAAGCAGTTTGTCATAAAAAAACTACAGAAGAGTTGCCAATGTAGCCCAACCAAAGCAAAAAATACGATTTTTGGTTTCCTTCCTGTTTTGCAGTGGCTCCCAAAATATGAcctgaagaaaaacattttaggaGATGTGATGTCTGGCTTGATTGTGGGCATCTTGCTGGTGCCCCAGTCCATTGCTTATTCCCTCTTGGCTGGCCAAGAACCAATCTATGGTCTGTACACATCCTTTTTTGCCAGCATCATTTATTTCCTGCTGGGGACTTCCCGTCACATCTCTGTGGGCATTTTTGGAATCCTGTGCCTTATGATTGGGGAGGTAGTTGACCGAGAACTGAGCAAAGCTGGCTATGACACTGCCCACACTGCCCCTTCTTTAGGAGTGGTTTCAAGTGAGAGCACGTTACTAAACCAGACGTCAGACAGGATATGTGACAGAAGTTGCTATGCAATTGCAGTTGGCAGCACCGTAACCTTTATGGCTGGAGTTTATCAG GTAGCAATGGGCTTCTTTCAAGTAGGTTTTATTTCCGTCTACCTCTCGGATGCCTTGCTGAGTGGATTTGTCACTGGTGCCTCCTTCACTATTCTTACATCTCAGGCCAAGTACCTCCTTGGGCTCAGCCTTCCTCGGAGCAATGGCGTGGGCTCGCTCATCACTACTTGGACACATATCTTCAGAAACATCCATAAGACCAACCTCTGTGACCTCATCACCAGCCTTTTGTGCCTTTTGGTTCTTGTGCCAACCAAAGAGCTCAACGAGCACTTCAAGTCAAAGCTGAAGGCACCGATTCCTACTGAACTCTTTGTCATTGTGGCCGCCACGTTAGCCTCTCATTTTGGAAAACTAAATGAGAAATACAATACCAGTATTTCTGGACATATTCCCACTGGGTTCATACCACCCAGAGCACCGGACTGGAACTTAATTCCTAGTGTGGCTATAGATGCAATAGCTATGTCTATCATTGGTTTTGCGATTACTGTATCACTTTCTGAGATGTTTGCCAAAAAACATGGCTACACAGTTAAAGCTAATCAAGAAATGTATGCCATTGGCTTTTGCAatatcattccttccttcttccactgCTTTACTACTAGTGCAGCTCTTGCAAAGACATTGGTTAAAGAATCAACAGGCTGCCAAACTCAGCTTTCAGGTGTGGTGACAGCTCTGGTTCTTTTGTTGGTCCTCCTGGTAATAGCTCCTTTATTCTATTCCCTTCAGAAAAGTGTCCTTGGTGTGATCACGATTGTAAATCTCCGGGGAGCTCTGCGTAAATTTAGGGATCTGCCCAAGATGTGGAGGGTCAACAGAATGGATACAGTGATCTGGTTTGTTACTATGCTGTCCTCTGCGCTGATCAGTACTGAAATAGGCCTGCTTATTGGGGTCTGTTTCTCTATGTTTTGTGTCATCCTCCGCACTCAGAAGCCAAAGAGTTCATTGCTTGGCTTGGTGGAAGAGTCTGAAATATTTGAATCCATGTCTGCTTACAAGAACCTTCAGGCTAAGCCAGGCATCAAGATTTTCCGCTTTCTAGCCCCTCTCTACTACataaacaaagaatattttaaatctgcTTTGTACAAAAAAACTCTCAACCCAGTCTTAGTAAAGGCAGCTCAGAAGAAGGCGGCAAAAAGAAAGATCCAAGAGGAAACAGTGACTTTCAATGGAATCCAGGATGAAGTTTCAGTGCAATTTTCCCGTGATCTCTTGGAGCTCCACACCATAGTGATTGACTGCAGTGCAATCCAGTTTTTAGATACAGCTGGGATCCATACACTGAAAGAAATTCGCAGAGATTATGAAGCCATTGGCATCCAAGTTCTGCTGGCTCAATGCAACCCCTCTGTGAGGGATTCCTTGGCCCGGGCAGAGTATTGCCAAAGGGAAGACGAAAACCTCTTTTATAGTGTATATGAAGCGGTGGCTTTTGCAGAAGAAACTCAAAATCAGAAAGGAATATGTATTCCTAATGGTCAGAGTCTTTCCATTGATCAATTGAATAAGTAA